The Methanomassiliicoccales archaeon region GGACCAGATGCCCGCTGTTGCATTCCGGGCAACGCTCGACCTCATCGGCCCCTTCTTTTACCGCCTTTGCCAAATTCATCTACCCCCTCTACATAGACCTGCATTCCCATGGCAGACAGCAGGCTCTTATGATTGGTGAGCTCGACCGAAACGTAGGGCGACGACACAGGCCCGAAGATTCGGCCCACGCGTCCCAACGGTCTTTTACGATTGTCAAATACCGTCTCCTTCGGTCGAGGAGCGAAGCTTGCCCTAACAATGAGCTTTCCTTCAGAAGTAATTTCATTGACCTCTCCAAGAAACCTCATAGTTAGGACCCTTCACACACCCGAACAATCTGCCCTCAATGATGTTAATAATATTTAAAGATTTAGTATGTCTTTATAGTCTATCTAGAATCTCTTTATAGTCTTTTTGGGTTTGTATTAATATAGGATTTGGTCAACATTCGACATTTTAAATGAAAGGGGCATGGGCCCCTCAGCAAACGATTATTGGGCTTGAGTCCTGATTACCCTTTCGTGCAGATCTCAAAAGAGCATCCTAGATACAAGTCTCTCGTCACACGGGAGATGATGGCGCAAAAGGTAAAGGAGGGAATAGTGGCACCCGCTGGACTAATAGCGCATGGGCGGGGAGAGGCCTTCGATTATCTGCTTGGTGAGCGGACCACCGAAAATGCCAGAAAAGCTGAGGCAGCGGCCGCGGCATTAATGCTGGAGGCCAGAAAGCCAGTGATCTCAGTTAACGGGAACGCTGCTGCGCTCTGTGCTGATGGAATCGTCAATTTGGCGCAGGCGGTGCGCGCACGTGTGGAGGTCAACCTCTTTCATCGGACCCCTGAAAGAGTGGAAAAGGTAATCTCTGTGTTAGAGGCCGCAGGGGCCCGCGAAGTATTAGGGCGCACACCCGACGCAGCTCTGCCTGGCATTGCCTCGGAGCGGGCATTATGTTGTCGGGATGGTATCTATTCTGCTGACGCGGTACTGGTCCCATTGGAGGATGGGGATAGGGCCGAGGCTCTGGTGAGAGCGGGCAAGAAGGTCATAGCTATCGATTTAAATCCCCTGTCCCGGACTGCTAGGGCAGCGCACATAACCATAGTTGACGAGCTGACCCGCGCCATACCTTCGATAAATTCCCTCGTGCCTGAGATGAAAAGAAATTCAGAGAAAAGAATGGCCCTGCTCAATTCCTTCGACAACGCGAAAAACCTGGAAGAGGCGATGGCCATAATGTGCGCCAACCTGAGAGCCGCGGGAGGAGGCAAAGAATAAACTAGAAGCTCTAGATGTCGAGGGGATCAGATGGACGAGGAATTGCTGGTCAGAGGGATGCGCCGCCTGGAATGGGCAGAGGCGCATATGGGAGTTTTGGCCGAGGTGGGTAAGCGCCTGGCGAAAGAACGGGTGATGGAAGGGGTAAAGATAGGTATGGCTTTACATGTGGAGGCCAAGACGGGAATGCTGGCCATTACTTTAATGCGCGCCGGGGCCAAGGTCCGATTGGCTTCCTGCAATCCTCTTTCCACTGATGACTCGGTAGCCGCGGCGCTTAAGGAAAAGTACGGCATCGAGACATACGCCAAGAAATGGGAGACTACCGATGAGTACTATGAGAATTTAAATCGAGTCCTGGACATGTCTCCTGACTTCGTCGTTGATGACGGCGCTGACCTCATCACCTTGTTGCATACGCAGCGCACACGTGAATTGAAAGAAGTAAAAGGAGGGAATGAGGAGACCACCACGGGCGTGATACGCCTTCGTTCCATGGCCAAGGAGGGAAAGCTAAAATTCCCAATAATCTCAGTTAACGACGCACAAATGAAATTCCTCTTCGACAACCGTTATGGTACGGGACAATCCACCTTTGATGGTTTCATGAATGCCACTAACCTCTTGGTGGCGGGGAAAAGGCTGGTGGTGGCAGGGTATGGATGGTGCGGTAAGGGCATCGCCATGAGAGCCAAGGGATTGGGGGCAAGCGTCATCGTGACCGAGGTGGATCCCATTAAAGCCATTGAGGCTAAGCTTGATGGCTTCGAAGTGATGCCCATGATAGACGCTGCTAAGCAGGCGGATGTGATCATATCTGCCACCGGATGCAAAGATGTGGTGCGGAGAGAGCATCTAGAGGTCCTTAAAGACGGGTGCGTGCTGGGCAACTCAGGGCATTTTGACAACGAGATTTCCAGAACTGCGCTCGAAGCATATGCCGGTAAACCTCGCAGAGCAAGGGAGTTCATCGATGAGTACAGATTTCCCGATGGCCGAAGGGCCTACTTGATCGCAGAAGGACGCCTTATGAACCTGGCAGCGGGGCAGGGGCATCCGGTGGAGATAATGGATATGAGCTTCTCCATCCAAGCTTTGGCCATGGATTATCTGGTAAAGAACCATTCTAATTTAAGGCCGCAGGTCTACAACGTTCCTCGGGAGTTGGATCAAATGGTAGCCCGGTTGAAGCTTAAGGTCATG contains the following coding sequences:
- a CDS encoding Gar1/Naf1 family protein; this translates as MRFLGEVNEITSEGKLIVRASFAPRPKETVFDNRKRPLGRVGRIFGPVSSPYVSVELTNHKSLLSAMGMQVYVEGVDEFGKGGKRRGR
- a CDS encoding 4-phosphopantoate--beta-alanine ligase; translated protein: MQISKEHPRYKSLVTREMMAQKVKEGIVAPAGLIAHGRGEAFDYLLGERTTENARKAEAAAAALMLEARKPVISVNGNAAALCADGIVNLAQAVRARVEVNLFHRTPERVEKVISVLEAAGAREVLGRTPDAALPGIASERALCCRDGIYSADAVLVPLEDGDRAEALVRAGKKVIAIDLNPLSRTARAAHITIVDELTRAIPSINSLVPEMKRNSEKRMALLNSFDNAKNLEEAMAIMCANLRAAGGGKE
- a CDS encoding adenosylhomocysteinase — encoded protein: MDEELLVRGMRRLEWAEAHMGVLAEVGKRLAKERVMEGVKIGMALHVEAKTGMLAITLMRAGAKVRLASCNPLSTDDSVAAALKEKYGIETYAKKWETTDEYYENLNRVLDMSPDFVVDDGADLITLLHTQRTRELKEVKGGNEETTTGVIRLRSMAKEGKLKFPIISVNDAQMKFLFDNRYGTGQSTFDGFMNATNLLVAGKRLVVAGYGWCGKGIAMRAKGLGASVIVTEVDPIKAIEAKLDGFEVMPMIDAAKQADVIISATGCKDVVRREHLEVLKDGCVLGNSGHFDNEISRTALEAYAGKPRRAREFIDEYRFPDGRRAYLIAEGRLMNLAAGQGHPVEIMDMSFSIQALAMDYLVKNHSNLRPQVYNVPRELDQMVARLKLKVMGVSIDSLTPEQERYLSNWQEGT